The Telopea speciosissima isolate NSW1024214 ecotype Mountain lineage chromosome 11, Tspe_v1, whole genome shotgun sequence genome includes the window CCCTGCAGTTCATTCACACTCAAAGAGATAACTTGGAGGGAGGAAATATTCCGAAAAGAAGATGGTATTTCTCCTGTTAAACCATTCCCATTAATAGCAATTACCTCCAGCTTTGACAAAGACGTAGATAGTTCGATTGGAATCTCCCCGACAAAATTGTTTTTGGAGAAGTAAATTCCTTTCAGACTAGTGCAGTTGGCCAAGCTGGTGGGAAGTACTCCTTCGAGAGTGTTGTTATCAAATTGAATGTATTGTAGTCGAAACAGATTACCGATCTCATGGGGGATTTTGCCATGGAAGCTATTGTTCATGATGTTGAGGACACGAAGAAAAGTGAGATTCCCTATGAAAGGAGATATGTAACCTCCCAAGCCCATCCCTTGTAAATCCAAACCGATAACCCGTTGTCGATGACGACGGCCACAAGTGATCCCAAACCAGTTGCAGAAAGTGATGGAATCATTCCAAGAACTTAGTGCTCCATATGGATCATCATATATTTGTTTCTTCAACTCCAGCAAAGCAAATCGATCTGCCtcattgttattgttgttgttgttcccTACTACTAGACTCATCATCAAAGAGCCGCTGCTCCCAAAGAGGAGGAGAATATTGACAACTAGAAAAAGCTGAAGTAGTGCTCCCATCATCATCagaatcaaatttttttgggaCGCAAATGCAGAAACCATGCAAGCAAGATAGATAGAGAGCAACTATGTTATTATTATACATAGTCTTTGAAGAGACAAGTATCCAACTATTTAAAAGGATTAGTGCTAGGAAAGAAACAACAGcatctacacaagcgtctggacCAATGGGGGTGCAcgtctgggtatctacccagggggtaGAGACGTCATCTCAAGgcgccctgtgagagggcataggaaacaccaccaaatagagatctttttcccttaattgaCCTTAAAAGTAAGTCTTTCATCTCTAATTACTTATTAGACCAACCATTAGTTAGTTACGGTGAGTC containing:
- the LOC122645132 gene encoding putative receptor-like protein kinase At3g47110, which encodes MGALLQLFLVVNILLLFGSSGSLMMSLVVGNNNNNNNEADRFALLELKKQIYDDPYGALSSWNDSITFCNWFGITCGRRHRQRVIGLDLQGMGLGGYISPFIGNLTFLRVLNIMNNSFHGKIPHEIGNLFRLQYIQFDNNTLEGVLPTSLANCTSLKGIYFSKNNFVGEIPIELSTSLSKLEVIAINGNGLTGEIPSSFRNISSLQVISLSVNELQGSIPESFGQLTNLFYLSLGINNLSGMFPLSLYNLSSLGIISLPLNQLHGSLPRDIGLTLPNLIILQIGGNLFSGRIPNSISNISTLKSIDFTTNNFVGPIPNNLGNLPNLQWFSISGNQCGTGS